One window from the genome of Aneurinibacillus sp. REN35 encodes:
- a CDS encoding pyridoxal phosphate-dependent decarboxylase family protein: protein MKEVQALFPSEDGNKQSQQSLLGFIHTLIEELDELKDPHRSTLGPMRERTGDFYKEIMESATAPQHGAKMEEVVNKLLELAQGHPYHTRNFVTNVLPMASIPGIIGALLATLLNGNNLWDVYGPAGAEAEVNVIAMMSRLAGYDVASSWGYTTWGGQGAVFSGLRLAIAKQFPNAKEEGVPNHLYCFASENAHYSLLKSMEATGIGSNNLITVKADPATHAMDVGDLRTKMEDVIRKGGIPIYIVATTGATDSFGIDDVAAIKAEAETITTKHGLKPAHIHADSALGGFYCLFNDYDFARNPLGFEAPLCENLKKIREKMQHLHLADTLCFDFQKLGQTPYLTSLFLVKNGKDVGLLDLHEFETPYVGNRGYGSYHTSYTLECSRMASSIAIYAALLAFGVEGYQQILANYVRVNMAFREKISAKFPNMAITNADNPGPITTFRFYPGQPEWQQEKAGKLAQMRIERNNKWNYALFEQLGKQRDRVFFGDTTRQCVIDAIDSTDRVPLYVAKFFSISPYTTIETLDEIVAFLAEQVELTDAAREEQLMYV from the coding sequence ATGAAAGAAGTACAAGCGTTATTTCCAAGTGAGGATGGAAACAAACAAAGCCAGCAATCGCTGCTTGGTTTCATTCACACACTGATCGAAGAACTAGATGAGCTAAAAGATCCGCATCGTTCCACGCTTGGTCCTATGCGGGAGCGTACAGGGGATTTCTATAAAGAAATTATGGAATCTGCCACAGCGCCGCAGCATGGGGCAAAAATGGAAGAGGTCGTAAACAAGCTGCTAGAGCTGGCACAGGGCCATCCGTACCATACGAGAAACTTTGTCACGAATGTCCTGCCAATGGCAAGCATTCCTGGTATTATCGGGGCGCTTCTGGCTACGCTGCTGAACGGAAATAACCTATGGGATGTATACGGTCCTGCCGGTGCGGAGGCGGAAGTGAATGTGATTGCGATGATGTCCCGTCTTGCTGGCTATGATGTAGCCTCTTCCTGGGGCTATACGACATGGGGCGGTCAAGGCGCTGTTTTCTCGGGTTTGCGCCTGGCGATTGCCAAGCAGTTTCCGAATGCTAAAGAAGAAGGAGTACCGAATCATCTATACTGCTTCGCTTCCGAGAATGCACATTACAGCTTGCTAAAATCAATGGAAGCAACCGGGATTGGCAGCAACAACCTCATTACAGTTAAAGCCGACCCGGCTACCCATGCGATGGATGTAGGTGATCTGCGCACGAAAATGGAAGACGTAATTCGCAAAGGTGGAATTCCTATCTACATTGTCGCCACGACAGGTGCAACCGATTCATTCGGGATTGACGATGTGGCAGCAATCAAGGCAGAAGCGGAGACGATTACGACAAAGCACGGGTTAAAACCTGCACACATTCATGCCGACTCAGCCCTTGGCGGTTTCTATTGTCTCTTCAATGATTATGATTTTGCCCGCAATCCGCTTGGATTCGAAGCGCCGCTGTGCGAAAACCTAAAGAAAATTCGGGAGAAAATGCAGCATCTTCATCTTGCAGATACCCTTTGCTTTGATTTTCAAAAGCTTGGGCAGACACCGTATTTGACCTCGCTCTTTCTTGTTAAGAATGGAAAAGATGTTGGGCTATTGGATCTGCATGAATTCGAGACCCCATATGTAGGAAACCGTGGCTATGGAAGCTACCACACAAGCTATACATTGGAATGCTCTCGTATGGCAAGTTCCATTGCCATCTATGCAGCTTTGCTTGCATTTGGCGTGGAGGGCTACCAACAGATTCTCGCCAATTATGTGCGGGTGAATATGGCATTCCGTGAAAAAATCAGTGCCAAATTCCCGAATATGGCTATTACAAATGCGGACAATCCAGGCCCGATTACGACGTTCCGCTTCTACCCGGGACAGCCGGAATGGCAGCAGGAGAAGGCTGGAAAGCTGGCACAGATGCGCATTGAACGAAATAACAAATGGAACTATGCCTTATTTGAGCAGTTGGGCAAGCAGCGCGACCGGGTATTTTTCGGGGATACGACACGTCAGTGCGTCATTGACGCCATAGATTCGACCGATCGTGTGCCGTTGTATGTGGCGAAGTTCTTCTCCATCTCACCATATACTACAATCGAGACACTTGATGAGATTGTTGCATTTTTGGCAGAGCAAGTAGAACTGACGGATGCAGCACGGGAGGAGCAGCTTATGTATGTTTAA
- a CDS encoding MATE family efflux transporter, whose product MKQTYSLQEKIRQLLVILLPVLVTQLTLYAMNFFDTVMSGHASPDDLAGVAIGSSLWMPVFTGLSGVMLAITPIIAQFLGARNTEHMPATVMQGVYLAFLLTVLVIAGGSAALSPMLSQMELATTVRVIAHDYLFAIAFGIAPLFVSMVLRCFIDALGYTRITMLITLMALPINVVLNYVLIYGKFGFPQLGGVGAGYATAVTYWCIALFSVYVIHRFEPFAGYKVFHRLPRVSLLAWKEQLKIGVPIGFSIFFETSIFAAVTLLMSEFNTITIAAHQSALNFASLLYMIPMSIAMALTITVGFEVGAQRYKDAVQYSYVGISMAVCMSLVCAVFLFLFTGQVAKLYTTDPSVLALTKQFLVYAIFFQLSDAIAAPIQGVLRGYKDVNVVFVIAFASYWIIGLPVGYVMANYTALAAFGYWVGLIVGLLFGAIGLSLRLFNTQRRFQKRLEQHCA is encoded by the coding sequence ATGAAGCAAACATATTCATTGCAGGAGAAAATTCGCCAGCTCTTGGTGATTCTGCTGCCTGTGCTCGTCACGCAGCTAACATTGTATGCGATGAATTTTTTTGATACGGTCATGTCTGGCCATGCGAGCCCGGATGATCTGGCTGGTGTGGCGATTGGATCAAGCCTATGGATGCCTGTATTTACCGGCTTATCCGGAGTCATGTTAGCTATTACACCGATTATTGCGCAGTTTCTTGGGGCGAGGAATACGGAACATATGCCGGCAACTGTTATGCAGGGTGTCTATTTGGCGTTTCTGCTGACTGTCCTTGTTATCGCAGGCGGTTCCGCTGCTTTATCGCCGATGCTGTCACAGATGGAGCTTGCGACAACGGTACGTGTCATCGCGCATGATTATTTGTTCGCGATCGCATTTGGCATCGCGCCTTTATTTGTTTCGATGGTGCTGCGCTGTTTTATTGATGCGCTCGGATACACGCGCATTACGATGTTGATTACATTGATGGCACTTCCGATTAACGTTGTATTGAATTACGTATTAATTTACGGGAAGTTCGGATTTCCGCAGTTGGGCGGAGTCGGGGCCGGATACGCGACAGCGGTGACGTATTGGTGCATTGCGCTGTTCAGCGTGTATGTTATTCATCGTTTTGAACCATTTGCGGGGTATAAAGTATTTCATCGCCTGCCCCGTGTCTCCTTGCTCGCATGGAAAGAGCAGTTGAAGATCGGGGTTCCTATCGGATTTTCTATTTTTTTTGAGACGAGTATTTTTGCAGCGGTAACGCTTCTAATGAGTGAATTTAATACCATTACGATCGCAGCACATCAGTCGGCGCTCAATTTTGCTTCCTTATTATATATGATCCCTATGAGCATTGCGATGGCGCTTACGATTACTGTCGGATTCGAAGTGGGGGCGCAGCGGTATAAGGACGCAGTGCAATATAGTTATGTCGGCATCAGCATGGCGGTATGTATGTCGCTTGTATGTGCGGTATTCCTGTTTTTGTTTACCGGACAGGTGGCGAAGCTGTATACGACAGATCCAAGCGTGCTTGCATTAACAAAGCAATTTTTAGTCTATGCGATTTTCTTTCAGCTATCCGATGCGATCGCGGCACCCATTCAGGGAGTACTGCGCGGCTATAAAGATGTGAATGTCGTCTTTGTTATCGCATTTGCTTCGTATTGGATCATCGGATTGCCGGTAGGCTATGTGATGGCTAATTACACAGCACTTGCTGCGTTTGGTTATTGGGTTGGCCTGATTGTCGGCCTTCTATTTGGTGCAATCGGTCTTAGTCTGCGGCTCTTCAACACACAGCGCCGCTTTCAGAAGAGACTAGAACAACACTGTGCATAG
- a CDS encoding methyl-accepting chemotaxis protein — protein sequence MFKMKHSLSRKITASFALCILVLSLLFSVTFYKVAMGIVDQYVLTQFEHTLKNNIIDLKKNVNKMLVNQSDSGSEAEYQQLLAFLDDEKKRMDVENVYVLAKKDKTYIVALSGEPDQRNADYPFTAEMNAAFTGEMQTSSIYKDVYGIHKSAFLRLEGTDTILGIDMDAAFIQEVKSFIISMSVIMTLISMVLGCAAGYVVARRITRPILAFVNLTQKVAEGDLRDEVHTNAKDEIGRLAESFNMMIRQLKEMVKQVTGTSDHVLQSANHLSQSAQLTTEMIHQSTSAAQEIASGSEALAQVAVENAQAMEEIATGVQHITESSVVVSEETIEASRTAAEGNQMIQKAVTQMDSISASLEHSTQLVKQTNERTSEIGHVVELITDIASQINLLALNAAIEAARAGEYGRGFAVVADEVRKLAEQSAKSASEITGSLQAIREDSFRSVEAMNRMTEEVAAGSSIVDGAGQSFERILHLIDDIAQKIQAVSAVTQQVSASAQEISASAEETAQITGETMEHTRKMAASSQEQLATMEENARTASTLHGQADELRSLVGTFRIE from the coding sequence ATGTTTAAGATGAAACATTCACTTAGCAGAAAGATTACCGCTTCCTTCGCGCTGTGCATTCTAGTCCTCTCCCTGCTGTTTAGCGTGACCTTTTATAAAGTAGCGATGGGGATTGTCGATCAGTATGTGCTGACACAATTTGAGCACACCTTAAAAAATAATATCATCGACTTAAAAAAGAATGTAAACAAGATGCTTGTCAATCAATCGGATAGCGGCTCTGAAGCAGAGTATCAGCAGCTTTTGGCGTTTCTTGACGATGAGAAAAAAAGAATGGACGTTGAAAATGTCTATGTTCTGGCTAAAAAGGACAAGACGTACATTGTAGCGCTCAGCGGAGAGCCGGACCAGCGTAATGCTGATTATCCGTTTACCGCTGAGATGAATGCGGCGTTTACTGGAGAGATGCAGACCAGTTCTATATACAAAGACGTGTACGGGATTCATAAGTCGGCATTTTTACGCCTCGAAGGCACGGATACGATCCTCGGCATTGATATGGATGCTGCATTTATACAAGAAGTAAAAAGCTTCATTATTTCTATGAGCGTAATTATGACGTTAATCTCGATGGTGCTTGGCTGCGCGGCCGGATATGTAGTTGCACGAAGAATTACACGGCCGATTCTCGCGTTCGTAAATTTAACACAAAAAGTTGCAGAAGGTGATCTGCGCGACGAGGTTCATACGAATGCAAAAGATGAAATCGGCAGGTTGGCTGAAAGCTTTAACATGATGATTCGTCAGTTAAAAGAAATGGTCAAACAAGTGACAGGAACATCCGATCATGTATTACAATCGGCCAATCATCTCTCCCAGAGCGCTCAATTAACAACAGAGATGATTCACCAAAGTACATCAGCGGCCCAGGAGATTGCATCAGGAAGTGAAGCATTGGCACAGGTAGCTGTTGAAAACGCACAGGCTATGGAAGAAATTGCGACAGGAGTTCAGCATATTACCGAGTCATCGGTTGTAGTCTCTGAAGAAACAATTGAAGCATCCCGGACAGCAGCGGAAGGCAATCAGATGATTCAAAAGGCGGTAACACAGATGGATTCGATTTCTGCTTCGCTTGAGCACTCGACCCAACTTGTTAAACAAACGAATGAACGCACAAGTGAAATCGGCCATGTCGTGGAATTGATCACCGATATCGCAAGTCAGATTAATTTGCTTGCATTGAATGCGGCTATTGAAGCGGCTCGTGCAGGTGAATACGGACGCGGCTTCGCAGTTGTAGCAGACGAGGTACGCAAGCTTGCTGAGCAGTCAGCGAAATCAGCCAGCGAAATCACCGGTTCCCTGCAGGCTATTCGCGAGGACTCCTTCCGTTCTGTGGAAGCGATGAACCGCATGACAGAAGAAGTAGCAGCAGGGTCAAGCATTGTAGATGGAGCGGGGCAGTCATTCGAGCGGATTCTGCATCTGATTGATGATATTGCGCAGAAGATTCAAGCGGTATCAGCAGTGACGCAGCAGGTTTCTGCGAGTGCGCAGGAAATCTCCGCCTCAGCGGAAGAAACGGCGCAAATTACAGGAGAGACAATGGAGCATACCCGTAAAATGGCAGCCTCTTCCCAAGAACAGCTAGCTACAATGGAAGAGAATGCGCGTACCGCATCCACGCTGCATGGGCAGGCGGATGAGCTGCGCTCGCTTGTAGGGACATTTCGAATCGAATAA